In the Colius striatus isolate bColStr4 chromosome W, bColStr4.1.hap1, whole genome shotgun sequence genome, one interval contains:
- the LOC133628474 gene encoding large ribosomal subunit protein uL22-like isoform X1, whose translation MVRYSLDPENPTKSCKSRGSNLRVHFKNTRETAQAIKGMHIRKATKYLKDVTLKKQCVPFRRYNGGIGRCAQAKQWDWTQGRWPKKSAEFLLHMLKNAESNAELKGLDVDSLVIEHIQVNKAPKMRRRTYRAHGRINPYMSSPCHIEMILTEKEQVVPKPEEEVAQKKKISQKKLKKQKLMARE comes from the exons ATGGTGCGCTACTCTCTGGATCCAGAGAACCCCACAAAAT catGCAAGTCACGGGGATCCAACCTTCGAGTGCATTTCAAG AACACTCGTGAGACCGCCCAGGCCATCAAGGGCATGCACATCCGCAAGGCCACCAAGTACCTGAAGGATGTCACCCTGAAGAAGCAATGTGTTCCCTTCCGTCGCTACAACGGGGGAATCGGGCGATGTGCACAG GCCAAGCAGTGGGACTGGACTCAGGGACGGTGGCCCAAGAAAAGTGCAGAGTTCTTGCTGCACATGCTCAAAAATGCAGAGAGCAACGCTGAGCTCAAG GGTCTTGATGTGGATTCTCTGGTCATCGAACACATCCAAGTCAACAAGGCTCCCAAAATGCGCAGGCGTACCTACAGAGCGCATGGGCGGATCAACCCCTACATGAGTTCCCCTTGCCACATTGAGATGATCCTCACTGAGAAGGAGCAAGTCGTTCCCAAGCcagaggaagaagttgctcaaaaaaaaaag atatcccaaaagaagctgaagaagcAGAAGCTGATGGCTCGGGAGTAA
- the LOC133628474 gene encoding large ribosomal subunit protein uL22-like isoform X2: MVRYSLDPENPTKSCKSRGSNLRVHFKNTRETAQAIKGMHIRKATKYLKDVTLKKQCVPFRRYNGGIGRCAQGLDVDSLVIEHIQVNKAPKMRRRTYRAHGRINPYMSSPCHIEMILTEKEQVVPKPEEEVAQKKKISQKKLKKQKLMARE, translated from the exons ATGGTGCGCTACTCTCTGGATCCAGAGAACCCCACAAAAT catGCAAGTCACGGGGATCCAACCTTCGAGTGCATTTCAAG AACACTCGTGAGACCGCCCAGGCCATCAAGGGCATGCACATCCGCAAGGCCACCAAGTACCTGAAGGATGTCACCCTGAAGAAGCAATGTGTTCCCTTCCGTCGCTACAACGGGGGAATCGGGCGATGTGCACAG GGTCTTGATGTGGATTCTCTGGTCATCGAACACATCCAAGTCAACAAGGCTCCCAAAATGCGCAGGCGTACCTACAGAGCGCATGGGCGGATCAACCCCTACATGAGTTCCCCTTGCCACATTGAGATGATCCTCACTGAGAAGGAGCAAGTCGTTCCCAAGCcagaggaagaagttgctcaaaaaaaaaag atatcccaaaagaagctgaagaagcAGAAGCTGATGGCTCGGGAGTAA